One genomic segment of Mobula hypostoma chromosome 2, sMobHyp1.1, whole genome shotgun sequence includes these proteins:
- the rnf146 gene encoding E3 ubiquitin-protein ligase rnf146 isoform X1 — protein sequence MISLRFWRTNLWVNVKSRMASCGNIDHASNMLPGGRKLSDSCSSTTPTLTVPECAICLQTCVHPVKLPCKHIFCFLCVKGASWQSRRCALCRQEIPEDFLDKPALLSPEELKAASRGNGEYAWYYEGTNGWWQYDERTSMELEDAHVKGKKTIEMLIAGYLYVADLENMIQFRRNEHGRRRKMKRDVADIPKKGVAGLRLDCDSGSLTSERENSADGADSTAGVGPAPASTQPTARQAPSVADQPESPLTPSPDVNVLLVNSLAQLQLSSHRVSRNHRGEGEEQSAARVSYDNTESATSTDAEDENAGLLQESTAIALSGQILVSPTNERENEIPGGEPSPEGATSNGLRAREQHPDGQCTVTEV from the exons ATGATAAGCCTAAGGTTTTGGAGGACGAATTTGTGGGTGAATGTAAAATCAAG gaTGGCTAGCTGCGGGAACATTGATCACGCATCAAACATGCTTCCAGGAGGACGGAAGTTAAGTGACTCCTGCTCAAGTACTACACCAACCCTGACTGTACCAGAATGTGCTATTTGCCTGCAGACTTGTGTTCACCCTGTGAAACTGCCTTGCAAACATATCTTCTGTTTCCTGTGTGTGAAAGGAGCATCGTGGCAAAGCAGACGGTGTGCCCTTTGTCGGCAGGAAATCCCCGAAGACTTCCTAGACAAGCCCGCTTTGCTGTCCCCTGAAGAGCTGAAGGCAGCGAGCCGAGGCAATGGCGAGTACGCCTGGTACTACGAAGGCACGAATGGCTGGTGGCAGTACGATGAACGCACAAGCATGGAGCTGGAAGACGCTCATGTAAAAGGCAAGAAGACGATCGAGATGCTGATCGCTGGGTATTTGTACGTGGCAGACTTGGAGAACATGATTCAGTTCAGGCGTAACGAGCACGGCCGGCGCCGAAAGATGAAGCGAGATGTCGCAGATATTCCCAAGAAGGGGGTAGCAGGTCTCCGGTTAGACTGTGACTCCGGTTCgctgacttcagaaagggagaaTTCTGCCGATGGAGCAGATAGCACCGCTGGTGTTGGACCTGCGCCAGCGTCAACGCAGCCGACGGCCAGACAGGCACCCTCCGTAGCTGACCAGCCAGAGAGCCcgctcaccccttccccagatgTCAACGTGCTGCTTGTGAACTCACTCGCTCAGTTGCAGCTCAGTAGCCACAGGGTGAGCCGGAATcacagaggtgagggggaggagcagaGTGCGGCCAGGGTGTCGTATGATAACACAGAGTCAGCCACGAGCACTGACGCAGAGGACGAGAATGCCGGCCTGCTCCAGGAATCCACAGCCATTGCCCTCAGTGGGCAAATACTCGTTTCTCCAACCAATGAGCGGGAAAATGAGATACCAGGTGGTGAGCCATCCCCAGAAGGAGCAACAAGCAATGGTCTCAGAGCCAGGGAGCAGCACCCTGATGGACAG
- the rnf146 gene encoding E3 ubiquitin-protein ligase rnf146 isoform X2: MASCGNIDHASNMLPGGRKLSDSCSSTTPTLTVPECAICLQTCVHPVKLPCKHIFCFLCVKGASWQSRRCALCRQEIPEDFLDKPALLSPEELKAASRGNGEYAWYYEGTNGWWQYDERTSMELEDAHVKGKKTIEMLIAGYLYVADLENMIQFRRNEHGRRRKMKRDVADIPKKGVAGLRLDCDSGSLTSERENSADGADSTAGVGPAPASTQPTARQAPSVADQPESPLTPSPDVNVLLVNSLAQLQLSSHRVSRNHRGEGEEQSAARVSYDNTESATSTDAEDENAGLLQESTAIALSGQILVSPTNERENEIPGGEPSPEGATSNGLRAREQHPDGQCTVTEV, translated from the coding sequence aTGGCTAGCTGCGGGAACATTGATCACGCATCAAACATGCTTCCAGGAGGACGGAAGTTAAGTGACTCCTGCTCAAGTACTACACCAACCCTGACTGTACCAGAATGTGCTATTTGCCTGCAGACTTGTGTTCACCCTGTGAAACTGCCTTGCAAACATATCTTCTGTTTCCTGTGTGTGAAAGGAGCATCGTGGCAAAGCAGACGGTGTGCCCTTTGTCGGCAGGAAATCCCCGAAGACTTCCTAGACAAGCCCGCTTTGCTGTCCCCTGAAGAGCTGAAGGCAGCGAGCCGAGGCAATGGCGAGTACGCCTGGTACTACGAAGGCACGAATGGCTGGTGGCAGTACGATGAACGCACAAGCATGGAGCTGGAAGACGCTCATGTAAAAGGCAAGAAGACGATCGAGATGCTGATCGCTGGGTATTTGTACGTGGCAGACTTGGAGAACATGATTCAGTTCAGGCGTAACGAGCACGGCCGGCGCCGAAAGATGAAGCGAGATGTCGCAGATATTCCCAAGAAGGGGGTAGCAGGTCTCCGGTTAGACTGTGACTCCGGTTCgctgacttcagaaagggagaaTTCTGCCGATGGAGCAGATAGCACCGCTGGTGTTGGACCTGCGCCAGCGTCAACGCAGCCGACGGCCAGACAGGCACCCTCCGTAGCTGACCAGCCAGAGAGCCcgctcaccccttccccagatgTCAACGTGCTGCTTGTGAACTCACTCGCTCAGTTGCAGCTCAGTAGCCACAGGGTGAGCCGGAATcacagaggtgagggggaggagcagaGTGCGGCCAGGGTGTCGTATGATAACACAGAGTCAGCCACGAGCACTGACGCAGAGGACGAGAATGCCGGCCTGCTCCAGGAATCCACAGCCATTGCCCTCAGTGGGCAAATACTCGTTTCTCCAACCAATGAGCGGGAAAATGAGATACCAGGTGGTGAGCCATCCCCAGAAGGAGCAACAAGCAATGGTCTCAGAGCCAGGGAGCAGCACCCTGATGGACAG